In Chelonia mydas isolate rCheMyd1 chromosome 19, rCheMyd1.pri.v2, whole genome shotgun sequence, the following are encoded in one genomic region:
- the LCK gene encoding tyrosine-protein kinase Lck: MGCCCSSDYDEDWIENIDICERCNYPIDPASKRQRLTHNGSEVRDPLVSYEIPSPPCSPVQDKLVVVLYDYEPTHDGDLGLQKGETLRLLEESGEWWKAQSLTTGQEGYIPYNFVARVNSLEPEPWFFKNLSRKDAERQLLASGNTHGSFLIRESESTKGSFSLSVRDFDQSQGEMVKHYKIRNMDNGGYYISPRITFSSLHELVEHYTRNTDGLCTRLGKPCQNQKPQKPWWQDEWEVPRETLKLVEKLGAGQFGEVWMGYYNGHTKVAIKNLKQGSMSPSAFLAEANLMKSLQHRKLVRLYAVVTQEPIYIITEYMEKGSLVDFLKTPEGIGLTINKLLDMAAQIAEGMAFIEEKNYIHRDLRAANILVSETLCCKIADFGLARLIEDNEYTAREGAKFPIKWTAPEAINYGTFTIKSDVWSFGILLTEIVTYGRIPYPGMTNPEVIQNLERGYRMPQPDNCPEELYGLMMQCWKESPEERPTFEYMKSVLEDFFTATEGQYQQQP, encoded by the exons AGGCTGACACACAATGGCTCCGAGGTGCGTGATCCTTTGGTGTCCTATGAAATTCCTTCTCCGCCCTGCTCTCCTGTGCAAG ATAAACTAGTGGTAGTTTTGTATGACTATGAACCAACTCACGATGGCGACCTGGGGCTCCAGAAGGGGGAGACGCTCCGACTTCTGGAGGA GAGTGGGGAGTGGTGGAAGGCCCAATCGCTCACCACTGGCCAGGAAGGGTACATTCCTTATAACTTCGTCGCCAGGGTGAACAGCCTGGAGCCGGAACC CTGGTTCTTCAAAAACCTCAGCAGGAAGGACGCTGAGCGACAGCTCCTGGCCTCCGGGAACACGCATGGCTCCTTCCTGATCCGGGAGAGCGAATCCACCAAAG GTTCCTTCTCCCTCTCAGTGAGGGACTTCGACCAAAGCCAAGGCGAGATGGTGAAGCACTACAAGATCCGGAACATGGACAATGGGGGGTACTACATCTCCCCTCGCATCACCTTCAGCAGCCTGCATGAGCTGGTGGAGCATTACACAC GCAATACAGATGGACTATGCACCCGCCTGGGCAAGCCCTGCCAGAACCAGAAGCCGCAGAAGCCCTGGTGGCAGGATGAATGGGAGGTGCCTCGGGAGACTCTCAAGCTGGTGGAAAAGCTGGGAGCGGGGCAGTTCGGAGAGGTCTGGATGG GTTACTATAACGGTCACACCAAGGTGGCCATTAAGAATCTGAAGCAGGGCAGCATGTCCCCCAGCGCCTTCCTGGCAGAAGCCAACCTCATGAAGAGCCTGCAGCACCGCAAGCTGGTGCGGCTCTACGCCGTGGTGACCCAGGAGCCCATCTACATCATCACGGAGTACATGGAGAAAG GGAGCCTGGTGGATTTTCTCAAGACCCCTGAAGGAATCGGACTCACCATTAACAAATTGCTGGATATGGCAGCGCAG ATCGCAGAGGGAATGGCCTTCATTGAGGAGAAGAATTACATCCACCGCGACCTGCGAGCTGCCAACATCCTGGTGTCAGAGACcctctgctgtaagatcgctGACTTCGGGCTGGCTCGGCTCATCGAGGACAATGAGTACACAGCCCGGGAGG GAGCCAAGTTCCCCATTAAGTGGACAGCACCAGAAGCCATTAATTATGGGACGTTCACCATCAAGTCTGATGTTTGGTCATTTGGAATCCTCCTGACTGAGATTGTCACCTACGGCCGGATCCCTTATCCAG GGATGACTAATCCAGAAGTGATACAGAATTTGGAGCGCGGTTACCGAATGCCTCAGCCCGACAACTGCCCAGAGGAGCTGTATGGACTGATGATGCAGTGCTGGAAGGAGAGCCCAGAGGAGCGCCCCACCTTTGAGTACATGAAGAGCGTTCTTGAGGACTTTTTCACTGCCACAGAGGGCCAGTACCAGCAGCAGCCGTGA